Proteins encoded by one window of uncultured Draconibacterium sp.:
- a CDS encoding arabinan endo-1,5-alpha-L-arabinosidase — MKLKYLLILFISITTLSIVGCSDDDLDPTGITTKPTDPDENPDNGYDFTIPDYADDYSAISSWDNRNKWNLANVHDPSVAYYNGYYYMYATDASYGNAHEGHGHFQGKRSTDLVNWEWVGGPFYDAPEWVADSLNAIRLRMGVETIAEDDIQYGYWAPVVRKVNVGGQEILRMYYSVVIFNYIKTGNPTSEAFDGSWTERAFIGMCESTDPAGAVWEDKGFVTTSSSDRGLDYSRASTNDWSGYFYYNAIDPTYIVAPGGEHYLIHGSWHSGFALLQLDPTSGKPLNTLGNPWADNASELTARYGQRVGTRRDGDRWQASEAPEVIYKDGYYYLFMAYDGLDVPYNTRVVRSTNIEGPYYDITGRNFTNGQGDSYPIVTHPYKFNQSYGWVGIAHCCIFQKENTDEWFYMSQGRLPANVGGNAYSNAIMMGHVRRIVWCPASVSEPDNLWPIALPERYAGVPDYGTITKDSLVGTWEHINLEYHYRQQSGATALTLKADGTMSGALTGNWSYDETKKQLTLGNVIVCVEREVDWEANPRRVTLVYAGTEKNLNATYWGKKSE, encoded by the coding sequence ATGAAACTTAAGTATTTACTGATTTTATTTATCAGCATAACTACTCTATCGATTGTAGGGTGCAGCGACGATGATTTAGATCCTACGGGTATAACAACAAAGCCTACGGATCCGGATGAAAATCCAGATAACGGGTATGATTTCACCATTCCTGATTACGCCGACGACTATTCGGCAATATCATCGTGGGATAACCGAAATAAGTGGAATCTGGCTAACGTTCACGACCCGTCAGTTGCCTACTACAATGGATACTACTACATGTACGCAACCGATGCCTCGTACGGGAATGCTCACGAAGGGCATGGCCATTTTCAAGGTAAACGTTCAACCGATTTAGTTAATTGGGAATGGGTAGGCGGACCTTTTTATGATGCGCCGGAATGGGTAGCCGACTCGCTCAACGCTATTCGTTTACGCATGGGAGTGGAAACCATTGCCGAAGACGATATTCAGTACGGTTACTGGGCACCGGTAGTGCGTAAGGTTAATGTTGGAGGACAAGAGATTCTTCGCATGTATTACAGTGTAGTTATCTTCAACTATATTAAAACCGGCAATCCAACTTCAGAAGCTTTTGATGGAAGTTGGACAGAACGTGCATTTATTGGAATGTGCGAATCGACCGATCCGGCCGGAGCAGTATGGGAAGACAAAGGTTTCGTTACAACTTCATCGTCAGATCGTGGTTTAGACTACAGCCGGGCCAGCACAAACGACTGGAGTGGCTATTTCTACTATAACGCCATCGACCCTACTTATATAGTAGCACCCGGTGGAGAACATTACCTGATACATGGCTCGTGGCACAGTGGATTTGCACTTTTGCAACTTGATCCAACATCAGGAAAACCGCTCAATACGCTCGGGAATCCCTGGGCCGACAATGCAAGCGAGCTAACTGCCCGATACGGTCAGCGAGTTGGTACACGCAGAGATGGTGATCGTTGGCAAGCCAGCGAAGCTCCGGAGGTAATTTACAAAGATGGTTACTACTATTTGTTTATGGCCTACGATGGGCTGGATGTACCATACAACACAAGGGTTGTGAGAAGTACAAATATTGAAGGACCATACTACGACATTACCGGACGCAACTTTACCAACGGACAAGGAGACAGCTACCCAATAGTAACGCACCCATACAAATTCAATCAGAGTTACGGATGGGTTGGAATAGCACACTGCTGCATCTTCCAAAAAGAAAATACCGACGAATGGTTCTACATGTCGCAGGGACGATTGCCAGCAAACGTTGGTGGCAACGCTTACTCCAATGCCATTATGATGGGGCACGTTCGTCGCATTGTTTGGTGTCCGGCTTCGGTTAGCGAACCCGATAACCTGTGGCCAATTGCATTGCCAGAACGTTACGCCGGTGTTCCTGATTACGGTACCATAACCAAAGACTCACTTGTTGGAACATGGGAGCATATCAATCTTGAATACCATTACAGGCAGCAATCTGGCGCCACTGCTTTAACCCTTAAGGCCGACGGCACAATGTCGGGAGCACTGACGGGTAACTGGAGTTACGACGAAACCAAAAAGCAATTGACCTTGGGCAATGTAATTGTTTGTGTTGAACGCGAAGTGGACTGGGAAGCCAATCCACGCCGTGTTACGCTTGTATATGCCGGAACCGAGAAGAACCTAAATGCAACCTATTGGGGCAAAAAATCTGAATAA
- a CDS encoding RagB/SusD family nutrient uptake outer membrane protein, with product MKRINIILAMLVLFAGFTACEDDLNVVNPNNQTTYDFGDSESELQEAIIACYNPLRYDGTFSRVGYTLDAVRGDEVWNSSQQWYLEYDNFNSPGTIGIGDEWPWRSFYIIINHANFVLSKVDDVSMSEDSYNAIKGQALFLRSLAYYELATYYQDVPLITDYDSYSDINTMYAHTTSQDSVFDQIEVDLKTAMQILPSRDAGGEWAQGRATSGSAAGYLARALMFRHKFSEALPVLKDIIAGTYGHYALTADYGDNFKEDTENNSESLFEIQFMDYGTGGTEDEWVIELLTSEASQGHAVESNYASQDLGSWGDLAGSPWLYNLFKKENCTDGRLDPRLYWTLVTHEAEYDTYTGQKTAAYPNGDPRSNTVYQQDITVTPLSNTAQGGISIAKFTNARNNIYTSITNGLHCGVNLRMMRYSDVLLRAAECENEVNGPTQTAINYINEVRNRVALEDLQLSDFPSADALFEQIANVERPKEFGCENGRGIDIIRWGFFYDASRMQQLTEHGYYLLAPTNEEGEVIASTEELTAETADASSFDYYYKGHEYFPIYQNTLNANPNLVGNSANNNEDNGPAFFEKGYKVRPVVELD from the coding sequence ATGAAACGTATAAATATAATTCTAGCAATGTTGGTGCTTTTTGCAGGTTTCACTGCCTGCGAGGACGATCTCAATGTTGTGAATCCGAATAATCAGACAACCTACGATTTTGGCGATTCAGAGTCAGAACTTCAGGAGGCCATTATTGCATGCTACAATCCGCTTCGCTACGATGGTACATTTTCTCGTGTTGGTTATACTTTAGATGCTGTTCGCGGCGACGAAGTATGGAACTCATCTCAACAGTGGTATTTGGAGTACGACAACTTCAATTCTCCGGGAACTATTGGAATTGGTGACGAATGGCCATGGAGAAGCTTTTACATCATTATAAACCACGCAAACTTTGTATTGTCGAAAGTTGATGATGTTAGCATGTCGGAAGATTCGTACAATGCGATAAAAGGACAAGCCCTTTTCCTCCGGTCTTTGGCATACTACGAACTGGCTACTTATTACCAGGACGTTCCGCTGATTACTGACTATGATTCATATTCAGACATCAACACCATGTATGCACACACCACCAGTCAAGACTCGGTATTTGACCAAATAGAGGTTGACCTTAAAACAGCGATGCAAATATTACCATCGCGCGATGCAGGTGGCGAATGGGCTCAGGGACGTGCTACCAGCGGTTCTGCTGCCGGATACCTTGCTCGTGCTTTAATGTTCCGTCATAAATTTTCTGAGGCTTTACCTGTTCTGAAAGACATTATCGCCGGCACATACGGACACTATGCACTTACTGCCGACTATGGCGACAACTTTAAGGAAGATACTGAAAACAACTCTGAAAGCCTTTTCGAAATTCAGTTTATGGATTATGGCACAGGTGGTACCGAAGACGAGTGGGTTATTGAACTATTAACCTCTGAAGCTTCTCAGGGCCATGCTGTAGAAAGTAACTATGCTTCTCAGGATTTGGGTAGCTGGGGCGACCTTGCAGGCTCTCCATGGTTGTACAACCTGTTCAAAAAAGAGAACTGTACTGATGGTCGTCTTGATCCTCGTTTATACTGGACACTGGTAACACATGAGGCTGAGTATGACACTTATACCGGCCAAAAAACAGCAGCTTATCCCAATGGGGATCCTCGCAGCAATACCGTTTATCAACAAGATATAACTGTAACTCCTTTGTCGAACACGGCTCAGGGTGGTATATCAATTGCTAAGTTTACCAACGCAAGAAACAACATTTATACTTCCATTACCAATGGATTGCATTGTGGAGTAAACTTGCGAATGATGCGTTACAGTGATGTTTTACTGCGTGCTGCAGAATGCGAGAATGAAGTGAACGGACCAACACAAACGGCAATCAATTACATTAACGAAGTGCGTAATCGTGTTGCTCTTGAAGACCTTCAACTTTCCGACTTCCCATCTGCTGATGCGCTGTTCGAACAAATTGCAAATGTCGAACGTCCTAAAGAATTCGGTTGCGAAAACGGACGTGGTATCGATATTATCCGTTGGGGATTCTTTTACGATGCCAGCCGCATGCAACAGCTTACAGAACATGGCTATTATTTATTAGCCCCTACGAATGAGGAAGGCGAAGTAATAGCTTCAACAGAAGAGCTTACTGCTGAAACCGCCGATGCTTCATCGTTTGACTACTATTATAAAGGACATGAATATTTCCCGATTTATCAAAATACGCTTAACGCCAATCCTAATCTTGTTGGTAACTCGGCAAATAATAATGAAGATAATGGACCTGCTTTCTTTGAAAAAGGTTACAAGGTTCGTCCTGTTGTTGAGTTAGACTAA